The Vicia villosa cultivar HV-30 ecotype Madison, WI linkage group LG1, Vvil1.0, whole genome shotgun sequence genome includes a region encoding these proteins:
- the LOC131611351 gene encoding cysteine-rich receptor-like protein kinase 44 gives MAYLPFLCFLFFIIISQAKAGDTVSCDNKRGNYTANSTYDNNLKTLISSFYSHKEINYGFYNFSYGQDPNKVYAIGMCSGDLKPNECLTYLNSSFADLREQCPNQKEAIVWGGSLTLWYSNRSIFRIVETDPTEGYVSSATASNVDKYNDALNKLMTNLKDKAASGDSRRKYDADSVYEPVNLATIYGTVQCVADLSSQQCNDCLDVAIKEIATCCNGTLGRQTFKPSCRLRYETYNFYNATIELDSVATPPSQSTNNTSSGHNKTHTVIAIAVPSVFVVLVVIFICFCLRVRKPEHIFEANIEEYEDDEEDELIVVESLQYSFDTILVATNHFSNSNKIGHGGFGDVYRGKLSNGQMIAVKRLSIDSSQGDKEFKNEVTLVAKLQHRNLVRLLGFSLEGRERLLIYEFIVNKSLDYFIFDPTKKALLNWGKRYEIIKGIARGLLYLHEDSRLRIIHRDLKASNILLNIEMNPKIADFGMAKLFVLDQTQGNTNRIVGTYGYMAPEYAMHGQFSVKSDVFSFGVLVLEIISGHKNSSNICVGNDVEYLLSYAWKSWKEGRATNIIDPLLKNISQNEIMRCLHIGLLCLQEEVEDRPTMASVALMLNSHSITLSIPSKPAYFYGSETRSLQNMQISDGNPDGSKSHESINEASITDPYPR, from the exons ATGGCCTACCTTCcctttctttgttttctttttttcataataatatcCCAAGCCAAAGCCGGAGATACTGTATCATGTGATAACAAAAGAGGCAACTACACAGCCAACAGCACCTACGACAACAACCTCAAAACCCTTATATCTAGTTTCTATTCTCATAAAGAAATTAACTACGGCTTCTACAATTTCTCGTATGGCCAGGATCCAAACAAAGTATACGCCATTGGAATGTGTAGTGGAGATCTTAAGCCCAATGAGTGTCTAACATACCTAAACAGTTCTTTTGCCGATCTTAGAGAGCAGTGTCCGAATCAAAAAGAGGCAATTGTATGGGGTGGGAGTTTAACTTTGTGGTACTCAAATCGCTCAATATTTAGGATAGTAGAAACTGACCCTACAGAGGGTTATGTATCTTCGGCTACTGCATCCAACGTGGACAAGTACAACGATGCACTGAATAAATTGATGACAAATCTTAAAGACAAAGCTGCATCAGGTGACTCCCGTCGTAAGTATGACGCAGATAGTGTGTATGAACCTGTAAATTTAGCAACTATATATGGAACTGTGCAGTGTGTGGCTGATTTGTCATCCCAACAATGTAATGATTGCTTGGATGTAGCAATTAAAGAAATTGCAACTTGTTGTAATGGCACGCTGGGACGACAAACTTTTAAACCAAGTTGCCGTCTTAGATATGAAACTTATAACTTCTACAATGCTACCATTGAATTAGACTCAGTTGCAACTCCACCATCACAATCCACAAACAACACTTCTTCAG GACACAACAAAACACATACTGTCATCGCCATAGCAGTGCCATCTGTTTTTGTGGTTTTGGTAGTTATTTTTATATGCTTCTGTTTGCGGGTGAGAAAGCCAGAACACATTTTTGAAG CTAACATTGAAGAATATGAAGACGACGAAGAAGATGAACTAATTGTTGTTGAGTCATTGCAATATAGCTTTGATACTATACTAGTTGCTACAAAtcacttttcaaattcaaataaaattgggCATGGAGGATTTGGAGATGTTTATCGG GGTAAACTTTCTAATGGACAAATGATTGCGGTCAAAAGGTTATCAATAGATTCCTCTCAAGGAGACAAGGAATTTAAAAATGAAGTAACATTAGTAGCCAAACTTCAACATCGGAATTTAGTTAGGCTACTTGGTTTCAGTCTAGAAGGAAGAGAAAGACTACTTATTTATGAATTTATTGTAAATAAAAGTCTAGATTACTTCATATTCG ACCCAACAAAGAAAGCACTATTGAATTGGGGAAAGCGCTACGAAATCATAAAAGGTATTGCACGAGGTCTTCTTTATCTTCACGAGGATTCTCGCCTGCGCATTATACATCGTGATCTCAAAGCAAGTAACATTCTCTTAAACATTGAGATGAATCCTAAAATAGCTGATTTTGGAATGGCAAAGTTGTTTGTTCTTGACCAAACTCAAGGAAATACTAATAGAATTGTTGGAACATA TGGATATATGGCACCAGAATATGCAATGCACGGACAATTTTCTGTAAAATCAGATGTATTTAGTTTTGGAGTATTGGTTCTTGAGATAATAAGTGGTCATAAAAATAGTTCAAATATTTGTGTTGGAAATGATGTTGAGTACCTATTGAGTTAT GCATGGAAAAGCTGGAAAGAGGGAAGAGCGACAAATATTATAGATCCATTATTAAAAAACATTTCACAAAATGAAATAATGAGATGCCTTCATATTGGTCTACTATGTCTTCAAGAAGAAGTAGAAGACAGACCAACCATGGCTAGTGTTGCACTCATGCTTAATAGTCATTCTATCACTCTATCAATACCTTCGAAACCCGCTTATTTTTATGGAAGTGAAACTAGAAGCTTACAAAATATGCAGATATCAGATGGAAATCCTGATGGATCAAAATCACATGAATCGATTAACGAGGCTTCAATTACTGATCCATACCCACGATAG